TAATGCCGGTCGCGCCCGCCAGGCTGTCGACCGCCGCCTGGGTCAGGCTGTTGGCCAGGTCGCTGTTGGTCTGGGTCTCGGTCGTCGTGGTCGTGCCATCGGCCGCCACCACGGTCGTCTTGGTCGTACCCAGCTGGGTGGCGCCATAGGCACCGGCGATGGTGATCAGGCTGGGGGAGGCATTGCTGTAATTGGTCGCGGCAAAGCCGGTCGATGTGCTGCCGAGCAGGAACTGCACGCCCAGTTTCTTGGCCGCCGCATCGCTGATCTCGACGATGATCGCCTCCACCAGCACTTGTTCGCGGCGGGTGTCGATCTGGCGGATGGTCTCACCCAGCATGCGCTGCACGTCGCTGTTCGCCGCAACGATGATCGCATTGGCGCCTTCATAGCGGGTGACGATCGCCGGGCCGCGCGTGGAAATGCCGCTGCCGCTCGATCCGGTAGAGGCGGCCACGACCGGCGCTGCCGCTGCGCTCGCCGGGGCTGCGCCGCCGCCGCTGCCGCCACTGGCTCCGGCGGCCGGAACCGACGAGGTGACGGGCGTGCTGCTCGACTGGCCGATCAGCTGCTGCAACACCGGCAACAGCTTCTCCGCATCGGCATGTTCCAGCCAGTAGACGCGAATCTCGGTACCGCTCGCCGCCTGCCGGTCCAGCTCCCGCGCCATGGTGGCAAGGCGCGTGACGGTGTTGACGTCGCCCCGGATCGCGATCGCATTGCTGCTGTCGATCGGCACCACGCTGGCCGCCGCTGGCGCGCCATTCTCGCCGCCCCCGCCGCCGGCGACCAGCGCCTGAAGCGATGTCGCGATCTCGCGCGCGCCGGCATTTTTCAGCATCACCATCTGGGTCGAACTGGTGTCGCGATCGACGCGGGCGATCACCTGGCGGATGCGCGCGACATTGTCGGCATAGTCGGCAACGACGATGCTGTTGCCGGCGCGATTGGCGGTGACCGTGCCTTCCTTGCTGATCAGCGGGCGCAGCGTCTCCAGCACGCTGGCCGCATCGACCGAGCGCAGGCGGAAGACTTCGGTGACGAAGCTGTTGCGAGTGGCCGCGCGGCCCACCGCGCTCGGCTGGCCGGCGGCACCGTCGGCCGGCTGGACGCGATAGGCGCCGCCCGGCGCGGGGATCGCGACCAGGCCGTTGGCGCGCAGGGTCGACAGCACGATCTCGAAATATTCCGACTTGGACAGCGGCCGGTCGGTCACCACCGACACCTTGCCCTGCACCCGATTGTCGATGATGAAGGTGCGACCGGTGACGCGCGCGGCATCCTGGATGAAGGCGCGGATATCGGCGTCGCGCACATTCAGCGTCTGCTGTGCGAAGGCCGGCACGGGGGCAAGCATCGGCGCGGCCAGGATCAACGCGAGCGCGGCGGAATATTGGAGCAAATCTCTGGTCATTGGCCTTGCAATATCAGGTTGATGGACGCGACGGCGGCGCCACGCTCTACGGTCAGGGAGACACGCGCGCCGGGCACGATCTGGTTCTGCAATGTTGCCA
The sequence above is drawn from the Sphingobium sp. AP49 genome and encodes:
- the gspD gene encoding type II secretion system secretin GspD; amino-acid sequence: MTRDLLQYSAALALILAAPMLAPVPAFAQQTLNVRDADIRAFIQDAARVTGRTFIIDNRVQGKVSVVTDRPLSKSEYFEIVLSTLRANGLVAIPAPGGAYRVQPADGAAGQPSAVGRAATRNSFVTEVFRLRSVDAASVLETLRPLISKEGTVTANRAGNSIVVADYADNVARIRQVIARVDRDTSSTQMVMLKNAGAREIATSLQALVAGGGGGENGAPAAASVVPIDSSNAIAIRGDVNTVTRLATMARELDRQAASGTEIRVYWLEHADAEKLLPVLQQLIGQSSSTPVTSSVPAAGASGGSGGGAAPASAAAAPVVAASTGSSGSGISTRGPAIVTRYEGANAIIVAANSDVQRMLGETIRQIDTRREQVLVEAIIVEISDAAAKKLGVQFLLGSTSTGFAATNYSNASPSLITIAGAYGATQLGTTKTTVVAADGTTTTTETQTNSDLANSLTQAAVDSLAGATGIIGGLGTQIGKNGIFGAIINAVKSDTESNLLSTPSVMTLDNQKASILVGQQVPVTTGEALSQNFDNQFRTVQRQDVGIKLEVKPQINTGGAIKLFLKQEVSSVAGPVSNSSSDLIINKREIETTVTVDDGEILALGGLLDDNERKTIERIPLLSDIPGIGELFKSRSKSRTKTNLMVFIRPTILRTKEDAQRLTQQRYGYVRGMQLQRSPDSEPTIDELVRDYMGAQPPIAPQPGDVVVEPQAGVPATAPAPGQVQVIEPTVRQSSGVVRPVDLPPSGEQK